Proteins from a genomic interval of Maylandia zebra isolate NMK-2024a linkage group LG15, Mzebra_GT3a, whole genome shotgun sequence:
- the LOC143412620 gene encoding ubiquitin carboxyl-terminal hydrolase 37-like isoform X2, whose product MQQDCTPAEAAPPKEDCLETKGRELVAPETTGEPDKKSDKLKNLQQDCTLAEAAPPKEDCLETKGQELDIKPPLNSSEDLVQVITTDNPSTHKECGESSNQVRNTTEHSEPSDLSWDTLLMEFLAQEDGLEQVFDILGKNLKDRKKKKNKVQTVDRFGFPNIVNSCYMNSCLQSLFNNEEFIRDVSRQETLWRAVPEARLLRRLMNIRNCHESRDYDLKKRRLMSFKKAFSQQVPEYEGSAQKDAHEFLTFFLNEVKSLSPHLKREAALLGRSYTCPVEDHHVFKMENMRTCKSCGHQSSQQEEFTSLSLDLVPEGSVEDMLGTYLKEQKIEFTCDCGGTTSEVKQSFDTLPRVLIFHLKRFGFTKTHKLQKVNDPVRLQRDLVVSSKQGDGRYELISIISHYGGTESGHYICHSVHPEESPQSTSDHWLTYNDARVLHTTGSAVFEEQQQSAYILFYKRNGVEAS is encoded by the exons ATGCAGCAGGACTGTACACCTGCCGAGGCAGCACCACCAAAAGAAGACTGCCTAGAAACAAAAGGTCGAGAACTGGTTGCTCCAGAAACAACAGGGGAACCTGATAAAAAGAGTGACAA ATTAAAGAACCTGCAGCAGGACTGTACACTTGCTGAGGCAGCACCACCAAAAGAAGACTGCCTAGAAACAAAAGGCCAAGAACTGGACATCAAGCCTCCACTGAACAGTTCAGAGGACCTAGTACAGGTCATAACTACAGACAATCCCAG CACCCATAAGGAATGTGGTGAAAGTTCCAACCAGGTTAGAAACACCACTGAACATAGTGAGCCATCAGACCTGAGTTGGGACACTTTGCTTATGGAGTTTCTGGCACAAGAGGATGGATTGGAGCAGGTGTTTGACAT TTTAGGGAAAAATTTGaaggatagaaaaaaaaagaaaaataaagttcaGACTGTGGACCGCTTCGG GTTTCCAAACATTGTAAACAGCTGCTACATGAACTCCTGCCTGCAGAGCCTCTTCAACAATGAGGAGTTCATTAGAGATGTCAGCCGTCAGGAGACTTTGTGGAGAGCAGTCCCAGAAGCTCGGCTCTTAAG AAGGCTCATGAACATCAGGAACTGTCATGAATCAAGAGATTATGACCTTAAAAAACGCCGCCTAATGTCTTTTAAGAAGGCATTCAGCCAACAGGTTCCTGAATACGAAGGCAGTGCACAGAAA gacgCTCATGAATTCCTAACCTTTTTCCTCAATGAGGTGAAAAGCCTCTCACCTCACCTGAAGAGGGAAGCAGCTCTCCTGGGCCGAAGTTATACCTGCCCAGTAGAAGACCATCATGTTTTCAAAATGGAAAACATGAGGACATGCAAGAG CTGCGGTCACCAGTCATCACAACAGGAGGAATTTACAAGCTTGTCCCTTGACCTGGTTCCAGAGGGGTCTGTTGAGGACATGTTAGGGACATACTTGAAG GAACAAAAAATCGAATTTACCTGTGACTGTGGAGGGACGACCTCGGAAGTGAAGCAGTCTTTTGATACACTGCCAAG AGTTCTCATCTTTCACCTGAAGAGGTTTGGCTTTACAAAAACCCACAAGCTTCAGAAGGTGAATGACCCCGTCAGGCTGCAGAGGGACTTGGTGGTGTCATCCAAACAG GGTGATGGCCGTTATGAACTCATAAGCATCATTAGTCACTATGGAGGCACAGAATCAG GACACTACATCTGTCATTCTGTGCATCCTGAGGAGAGCCCACAGTCTACATCAGATCATTGGCTCACCTATAATGATGCACGGGTGCTCCACACAACTGGATCGGCAGTTTTTGAGGAACAGCAGCAGTCTGCCTACATCCTGTTTTACAAGAGAAAC GGTGTGGAAGCAAGTTAG
- the LOC143412620 gene encoding ubiquitin carboxyl-terminal hydrolase 37-like isoform X1 has product MQQDCTPAEAAPPKEDCLETKGRELVAPETTGEPDKKSDKLKNLQQDCTLAEAAPPKEDCLETKGQELDIKPPLNSSEDLVQVITTDNPSSTHKECGESSNQVRNTTEHSEPSDLSWDTLLMEFLAQEDGLEQVFDILGKNLKDRKKKKNKVQTVDRFGFPNIVNSCYMNSCLQSLFNNEEFIRDVSRQETLWRAVPEARLLRRLMNIRNCHESRDYDLKKRRLMSFKKAFSQQVPEYEGSAQKDAHEFLTFFLNEVKSLSPHLKREAALLGRSYTCPVEDHHVFKMENMRTCKSCGHQSSQQEEFTSLSLDLVPEGSVEDMLGTYLKEQKIEFTCDCGGTTSEVKQSFDTLPRVLIFHLKRFGFTKTHKLQKVNDPVRLQRDLVVSSKQGDGRYELISIISHYGGTESGHYICHSVHPEESPQSTSDHWLTYNDARVLHTTGSAVFEEQQQSAYILFYKRNGVEAS; this is encoded by the exons ATGCAGCAGGACTGTACACCTGCCGAGGCAGCACCACCAAAAGAAGACTGCCTAGAAACAAAAGGTCGAGAACTGGTTGCTCCAGAAACAACAGGGGAACCTGATAAAAAGAGTGACAA ATTAAAGAACCTGCAGCAGGACTGTACACTTGCTGAGGCAGCACCACCAAAAGAAGACTGCCTAGAAACAAAAGGCCAAGAACTGGACATCAAGCCTCCACTGAACAGTTCAGAGGACCTAGTACAGGTCATAACTACAGACAATCCCAG CAGCACCCATAAGGAATGTGGTGAAAGTTCCAACCAGGTTAGAAACACCACTGAACATAGTGAGCCATCAGACCTGAGTTGGGACACTTTGCTTATGGAGTTTCTGGCACAAGAGGATGGATTGGAGCAGGTGTTTGACAT TTTAGGGAAAAATTTGaaggatagaaaaaaaaagaaaaataaagttcaGACTGTGGACCGCTTCGG GTTTCCAAACATTGTAAACAGCTGCTACATGAACTCCTGCCTGCAGAGCCTCTTCAACAATGAGGAGTTCATTAGAGATGTCAGCCGTCAGGAGACTTTGTGGAGAGCAGTCCCAGAAGCTCGGCTCTTAAG AAGGCTCATGAACATCAGGAACTGTCATGAATCAAGAGATTATGACCTTAAAAAACGCCGCCTAATGTCTTTTAAGAAGGCATTCAGCCAACAGGTTCCTGAATACGAAGGCAGTGCACAGAAA gacgCTCATGAATTCCTAACCTTTTTCCTCAATGAGGTGAAAAGCCTCTCACCTCACCTGAAGAGGGAAGCAGCTCTCCTGGGCCGAAGTTATACCTGCCCAGTAGAAGACCATCATGTTTTCAAAATGGAAAACATGAGGACATGCAAGAG CTGCGGTCACCAGTCATCACAACAGGAGGAATTTACAAGCTTGTCCCTTGACCTGGTTCCAGAGGGGTCTGTTGAGGACATGTTAGGGACATACTTGAAG GAACAAAAAATCGAATTTACCTGTGACTGTGGAGGGACGACCTCGGAAGTGAAGCAGTCTTTTGATACACTGCCAAG AGTTCTCATCTTTCACCTGAAGAGGTTTGGCTTTACAAAAACCCACAAGCTTCAGAAGGTGAATGACCCCGTCAGGCTGCAGAGGGACTTGGTGGTGTCATCCAAACAG GGTGATGGCCGTTATGAACTCATAAGCATCATTAGTCACTATGGAGGCACAGAATCAG GACACTACATCTGTCATTCTGTGCATCCTGAGGAGAGCCCACAGTCTACATCAGATCATTGGCTCACCTATAATGATGCACGGGTGCTCCACACAACTGGATCGGCAGTTTTTGAGGAACAGCAGCAGTCTGCCTACATCCTGTTTTACAAGAGAAAC GGTGTGGAAGCAAGTTAG